CGTGCCGGCGCCAGTCGTGCCGCTGCTGCAGCGGCGCATTGCCGATTACCCGAACGTGCTGGCCGAGGGCGGGGCGAACTTCTGGGATGCATTCCAGCTGGTGCCGGTCGGCGATGCGTTCTGGCACGACGGCGTGCGGTTGGAAGTGTTCCCGGTGCGCCACCATTGGCCGGAGACGGCCTACGGCTTGCGTCTGAAGGGGGCGCTGGTCTGGACCGGCGATACCCGGCCCATTCCGGAAATGCTGAAGCGTTATGCGGACGATGGCGAGCTCATCGCGCATGACTGCGGCCTTCACGGTAACCCGTCGCATACTGGCGTGGAGGATTTGGAGCGGGAATACCCGCAGGACCTGTTGAGCCGCATGCTGCTGTACCACTACGCCAGCGACGCCGACGGCGATGTGCTGCGTGCACGTGGTCATTGCGTGGCCGTGCCTGGGCAATATCTGGCGCTGGCGGACCCGACCGCCGCCAGGGTGCGCTGATGGGCGCCCTGACGCTGCCTACTCTGGCTGGTGCCCCCATGCAGGACCGCTACGGCCGCCCGCTGCGCGACTTGCGCCTGTCGGTGATCGAGGCCTGCAACTTCCGTTGCGGCTACTGCATGCCGGCCGACCGTGTGCCCGACGATTACGGCCTCGATGCGCAGCAGCGACTGAGTTTCGATCAGCTGGAGACGCTGGTGCGCTCCTTCGTGGCCGTGGGTGTCACCAAGCTGCGCCTGACCGGCGGCGAGCCGCTGCTGCGGCGCGACCTGCCTGGCCTGATTGCGCGTCTGGCGGTGATCGATGGCATCGAAGACCTGGCGCTGACCACCAACGGCGCCCTGCTTGCGCGGCAGGCCCAGGCGCTGCGTGATGCCGGTCTGCGCCGGATCACGGTGAGCATGGACGCGCTGGACCCTGCGTTGTTCAAGCGCATGAGCGGTGGGCGCGGTGAGATCGCACAGGTACTGGGCGGCATTGCCGCGGCCGAACGGGCCGGGTTCGAGCGGCTGAAGATCAATTGCGTGGTGCAGCGCGGCGTCAACGAAGACCAGGTGTTGCCGCTGGTAGAGCACTTCCGGGGCAGCGGGCATGTGCTGCGTTTCATTGAATTCATGGACGTGGGTAGCTGCAACGGCTGGACGCCGGACGCGGTGGTGAGCTCGGCGCAGCTGCATGCGCGCATCCACGCGCGCTGGCCGTTGCGGGCGCTGGATGCCAACTACATCGGCGAGGTCGCGCAGCGTCACGCGTATGCAGACGGTGCCGGCGAGGTGGGGTTTGTCAGTTCGGTCAGCGTGCCGTTCTGCGGCGATTGCCAGCGTGCACGCGTGTCGGCCGATGGACATCTGTACACCTGCCTGTTCGCCAGCCAGGGCCATGACCTCAAGCCGGCCCTGGCCGACGGCGAGCAGGGGCTGGCGACGCATCTGCGGCAGCGCTGGAGTCTGCGCGGCGACCGCTACAGCGAAGTGCGCGCATCGGCGCCGCGTCGCGGCAAGCCGGTCGAGATGTTCCTGATCGGCGGATGAGCGAGGACGCGCTGGTAGCTCAGCTTCGTACTTTAGTGCTGCGTCTGCTCGATCCGCAGCTGCGTGCCGATGTGCAGGCGTTTCAAGCGCTGCTCGATCCGGCGTTTGTCGAGTTCGCCGCGTCGGGCCGTCGGTACACGCGCAGCGAGGTGATCGCGGCCTTGCGCGCCCCCGGTGTTGCTGCCGAGCACCACGCCGATGGCTTTGAGTGCGTGCGGCTTGCATCGGATCTTGCGCAGTTGCGCTACCGGTCGGTGGATCGCCGTCAGGGCGTCGAGCGGCAGGCCTTGCACAGCTCGTTGTGGCGCAGGAATGCTGATGGATGGCAGTTGCTGTTCCATCAAGGCACCCCGTTCACCGAGAATGCCGCATCCTGATTGCCTGTCTTCGCGTCGCTTCCCATGCTTGCAAAATCCCGTTCCGCACGCCTGACCCACCTCGACGATGCCGGGCTTCCCACCATGGTGGATGTCTCGGACAAGGTGGTCACCGCCCGTAGCGCCACCGCGGAAAGTCGCGTGCGCTTTCCGGCCGCCATCGCCGTACAGCTGCGCACCAACGGCTTGCGCAGCGCCAAGGGCGGCATCGTGGAAACCGCAGTGATTGCCGGCACCATGGCGGTCAAGCGTACGCACGAGCTGATTCCGTTCTGCCATCCGCTACCGATCGATGCGTGTCGTTTCGAGATCGACTGGGCCGGCGAGCAGGTGCTGGACATCCGTTGCACGGTGCGTTGCGTGCATCGTACCGGCGTGGAAATGGAGGCGCTTACCGGTGCCAGCGTGGCCGCGTTGACGGTCTATGACATGTGCAAGGCGTTATCGCACAGCATGATCATCGGCCCGACCAAGCTGGTATCCAAGCGTGGCGGGAAGCGCGATATCGGAGCGGCGCGATGACTGCGACGGTGACGGTGCTGTATTTCGCCAGCCTGCGCGAGGCGTCGGGCATGGCCGACGAGCGCGTGCAGTCAGATGCGCAGAGCTTGCGTGGGCTGTACGCCGAGCTCGATGCGCGGCACGGCCTGCGCTGGACACCCGCGCAATTGCGGGTGGCCGTGGATGGCGCGTTCGCGCGCTGGGAGGATGCGCTGCGCGACGGCAGCGAAGTGGTGTTCATTCCGCCGGTGTCGGGAGGTTGAGCATGAGCGATCAGACGGCCGCAGTGTTTGCGTTGTCCGATGTCCCGTTGCCGCTCGATCATCTGCGCGGCGGGATGGAACATCCGCATGCCGGTGCCTTTGCCAGCTTCGAGGGCTGGGTGCGCAATCACAATGATGGTCGCACTGTGGCCGGGCTGCGCTACGAGGCGTACGCCGCACTGGCGCAGGCCGAAGGCCAGCGTGTGCTGGACGAGGCGATGCACCGGTTTTCCATCGTGCACGCACACTGCGTGCACCGCGTGGGCGAGCTGCGCATCGGCGACATGGCGGTGTGGGTCGGCGTGAGTGCGGCGCACCGCGGCGCAGCCTTCGATGCATGCCGTTTCATCATCGACGAGGTCAAGGCGCGCGTGCCGATCTGGAAGCACGAGCATTACCTCGAAGGCGATGCGGGTTGGCTGCATCCCGAGTCGCGATGAGGTCGATGCGCGGGTGTTGCACCTTTGTGTGCGCAGGCCTCAGCAGGCCAGAGCGCAGGCAACGTGGGCGGGTTTGAACTGCTGCCGGTTGCCCGATCCCCGGTTCTATCTACGACGACAGCGCACACGTCGCCACAGCGCATGTGGTTTGCGGAGCAGCCGGGGGATTGGGGTGGTGTCCCCGCCGGTTGACCTCGGCGCCCGCATCAATCGATACCGTTGCTGCCTTCCGGCCCTGGCGGGATTTTCGATCTAGCGTCGCGAGGGACCGACGGGGCCACCATAAGACGTGGGCCAGTGGCATGGCCCGGATCTGCTGCGACCGAGTCGTCGCGCACATCATGAATCTGGCGGAGAGAGGGACTGCTTGGGCAATGCCCAACAGGACCCAGCCGATCTCAACTTTCAAAAATTTTAGCACGCGGTTCAGCGGCTTAGCTACACCTGCGTGCCAATCCACCCCAACGACACCCAAACGAAGCAAACATCAAATGGCATACTGGATGGCATACCGGAAACAGGGGGTTCGAGGAAGGACATGGGCTTGATCACGGATGCAAAGGCTCGCAGCCTGAGCCCTGGTGGTCAGGCTGTCCCGCACGGAGTCATAACCGGCCTGACGCTGCATCCCTCGCCCTCGCAGAAGGGGCAGGGTAAGTGGGTGCTGCGCTACGTCAGTCCTGCCACGGGCAAGCGGCGCAACGCCGGCTTGGGAGCCTATCCTGAAGTTGGGATTGCTCTGGCGGGTAAGCTGGCACGAGAAATGCGCGAGCAAATCGCGGGTGGGCAGGATCCGTTGGAGGTTAAGGCGGCTGACCACGCTAAGCCGAAGACACCGACCTTTCAGGAAGCAGCGGAGCTACTCCACGCGGAACTAAGGAAACTCTGAACAACTCCCCCTGATCCTGCGACAATCGCACAGAGGCACCAGGACGATGACGATGCAACTGACCTTCGGCGACGCGGAGTACAACAGCAAGCGCAAGNCGAAAACGGCAAAAAACCGGGGGTTTGAGCGCCCTCAGCGCGGCGGATGTGGCGTGTTTCGTTTTCCGGCTGCGTTGATCAGACCATCCCTAAAGCCCGGATGGAAGAATCCCAAGCACGCACAGCAGTGGCTTAATACGCTGAATGAGTACGCGGTTCCGCGGATTGGCTCCCTTCCCATCGACCAGTTGCAGCCCAGGCACATTGCGAATGTCCTCCGCCCCATCTGGCTCGACAAAGCAGAGACAGCAAGTCGCGTGAAGCAACGGCTACACGCGGTAATGGCGTGGGGTTGGGCGCACGGATTCAACCAAGCCAACCCAGTCGATGTCGTAACACATCTGCTTCCGCTGCAACCAGGAAAGTCTGTTCGGCAGGAGCATCAGCCAGCAATGCCCTGGGCAAAGCTCCCATCGTTTGTGAAAGCAGAGCTTGCAGGAGCTGGCGAGTACG
The window above is part of the Xanthomonas cassavae CFBP 4642 genome. Proteins encoded here:
- a CDS encoding MBL fold metallo-hydrolase, producing MQWALRMQGVGNASAVALGSPMATLERAGAPWLTIDCGSEGLTAYQAHYGRLPQAIFITHVHLDHVGGLERVFVDSYFSERRGRTRLYVPAPVVPLLQRRIADYPNVLAEGGANFWDAFQLVPVGDAFWHDGVRLEVFPVRHHWPETAYGLRLKGALVWTGDTRPIPEMLKRYADDGELIAHDCGLHGNPSHTGVEDLEREYPQDLLSRMLLYHYASDADGDVLRARGHCVAVPGQYLALADPTAARVR
- a CDS encoding MoaD/ThiS family protein, translating into MTATVTVLYFASLREASGMADERVQSDAQSLRGLYAELDARHGLRWTPAQLRVAVDGAFARWEDALRDGSEVVFIPPVSGG
- a CDS encoding molybdenum cofactor biosynthesis protein MoaE, with protein sequence MSMSDQTAAVFALSDVPLPLDHLRGGMEHPHAGAFASFEGWVRNHNDGRTVAGLRYEAYAALAQAEGQRVLDEAMHRFSIVHAHCVHRVGELRIGDMAVWVGVSAAHRGAAFDACRFIIDEVKARVPIWKHEHYLEGDAGWLHPESR
- a CDS encoding DUF4440 domain-containing protein; this encodes MSEDALVAQLRTLVLRLLDPQLRADVQAFQALLDPAFVEFAASGRRYTRSEVIAALRAPGVAAEHHADGFECVRLASDLAQLRYRSVDRRQGVERQALHSSLWRRNADGWQLLFHQGTPFTENAAS
- the moaA gene encoding GTP 3',8-cyclase MoaA; translation: MGALTLPTLAGAPMQDRYGRPLRDLRLSVIEACNFRCGYCMPADRVPDDYGLDAQQRLSFDQLETLVRSFVAVGVTKLRLTGGEPLLRRDLPGLIARLAVIDGIEDLALTTNGALLARQAQALRDAGLRRITVSMDALDPALFKRMSGGRGEIAQVLGGIAAAERAGFERLKINCVVQRGVNEDQVLPLVEHFRGSGHVLRFIEFMDVGSCNGWTPDAVVSSAQLHARIHARWPLRALDANYIGEVAQRHAYADGAGEVGFVSSVSVPFCGDCQRARVSADGHLYTCLFASQGHDLKPALADGEQGLATHLRQRWSLRGDRYSEVRASAPRRGKPVEMFLIGG
- a CDS encoding tyrosine-type recombinase/integrase, with protein sequence MQLTFGDAEYNSKRKXKTAKNRGFERPQRGGCGVFRFPAALIRPSLKPGWKNPKHAQQWLNTLNEYAVPRIGSLPIDQLQPRHIANVLRPIWLDKAETASRVKQRLHAVMAWGWAHGFNQANPVDVVTHLLPLQPGKSVRQEHQPAMPWAKLPSFVKAELAGAGEYEVTRNALLFLILNASRSGEVRGMTWAEVNLRTKLWTIPAARVKAKQLHRVPLSEQSIELLRRLEDHHDELVFPSVQARSVMSDMTLTALLRRVNAPSDTPGRIATAHGFRSSFRDWCSEQGYARDLAEWALAHTVKDKVEAAYHRTDLLEQRRPMMQAWADFV
- a CDS encoding Arm DNA-binding domain-containing protein encodes the protein MGLITDAKARSLSPGGQAVPHGVITGLTLHPSPSQKGQGKWVLRYVSPATGKRRNAGLGAYPEVGIALAGKLAREMREQIAGGQDPLEVKAADHAKPKTPTFQEAAELLHAELRKL
- the moaC gene encoding cyclic pyranopterin monophosphate synthase MoaC, translated to MLAKSRSARLTHLDDAGLPTMVDVSDKVVTARSATAESRVRFPAAIAVQLRTNGLRSAKGGIVETAVIAGTMAVKRTHELIPFCHPLPIDACRFEIDWAGEQVLDIRCTVRCVHRTGVEMEALTGASVAALTVYDMCKALSHSMIIGPTKLVSKRGGKRDIGAAR